A section of the Papio anubis isolate 15944 chromosome 2, Panubis1.0, whole genome shotgun sequence genome encodes:
- the TIMP4 gene encoding metalloproteinase inhibitor 4, with translation MPGSPRPAPSWALLLRLLALLRPPGLGEACSCAPAHPQQHICHSALVIRAKISSEKVVPASADPADTEKMLRYEIKQIKMFKGFEKVKDVQYIYTPFDSSLCGVKLEANSQKQYLLTGQVLSDGKVFIHLCNYIEPWEDLSLVQRESLNHHYHLNCGCQITTCYTVPCIISAPNECLWTDWLLERKLYGYQAQHYVCMKHVDGTCSWYRGHLPLRKEFVDIIQP, from the exons ATGCCTGGGAGCCCCCGGCCCGCGCCGAGCTGGGCGCTGTTGCTGCGGCTGCTGGCGTTGCTGCGGCCCCCGGGGCTGGGCGAGGCATGCAGCTGCGCCCCGGCGCACCCTCAGCAGCACATCTGCCACTCGGCACTTG TGATTCGGGCCAAGATCTCCAGTGAGAAGGTAGTTCCTGCCAGTGCAGACCCTGCTGACACTGAAAAAATGCTCCGGTATGAAATCAAACAGATAAAG ATGTTCAAAGGGTTTGAGAAAGTCAAGGATGTTCAGTATATCTATACACCTTTTGACTCTTCCCTCTGTGGTGTGAAACTAGAAGCCAACAGCCAGAAGCAGTACCTCTTGACTG GTCAGGTCCTCAGTGATGGAAAAGTCTTCATCCATCTGTGCAACTACATCGAGCCCTGGGAGGACCTGTCCTTGGTGCAGAGGGAAAGTCTGAATCATCACTACCATCTGAACTGTGGCTGCCAA ATCACCACCTGCTATACAGTACCCTGTATCATCTCGGCCCCTAATGAGTGCCTCTGGACAGACTGGCTGTTGGAACGAAAGCTCTATGGTTACCAGGCTCAGCATTATGTCTGTATGAAGCATGTTGACGGCACCTGCAGCTGGTACCGGGGCCACCTGCCTCTCAGGAAGGAGTTTGTTGACATCATCCAGCCCTAG